TAATAATTTCCTGAACAATCTTAACGCCATAAGCAGCAAGATAACGGATACAAGGTCTACTGGGAAAATGCCGTTCAGGTGAATGGTCTCAGAAGTACTCTTTTGCCGAAAGCTGATCCATCCTAGATTATCGGTCCTCACGATGACGGTATATCGAAAGCTATCACGTCGCATAGTCATCAAGGAGCACCAGCAAGCCAATTGGACATATTTCAATCTAACCTTCTTGTCGACATGACGAAACAACTTCAGACCGAATATTTTGAATATCTGGGAAGCCTACTGACTAACCGGTGCGCTGAAAGCTGTATTCTTTTTGCTCACTCGCTGATAAATCCTCAGAGAGCTCAATTCTGACTCTGGTAATAAGTTTGTAAACACCTCCATGCATGGCGTCGGTGATTATTTTGTGAAGGAGGGATTTTCAATTTTCGGATTCCCCTCGTACACGCCGGTAATTGAGCAACAGCAACCTGATCCTGAATTTCCTACTGTGAAGTTTCCAAATCCAGAAGAAAAAGGTAAACGTTTCCATTTCATAACTCTCATTTTACTTACAACTGCTTTACAGGAGCATTGGTAAATATAAACTATATCCTTACTTGTTTAACTAGGTTAAATGCCGATAGGACCTTGCTCTGGCGACTGCGGAAAGGGAAGGGATTAACTATGTCTTAGCACAGGATCCTGATGCAGACAGGTTTACAGCTGCTGAAAGGAGGTGGGAAAACTTCGAAACTTTCCTTTTGACCGAATGAACCTGATAAACGACGGCCAGAGCAACTGGTGGATGGACCCTCTTCACTGGTGACCAATTAGGCAGTCTGTTTGCAAGCCGAGTATTTGAAACATACAAAGCTTCTGGGAAGCCAATTGAGAAATTAGCAATGGTTGCTTCTACTGTCAGTTCAAAAATGATTCAGTCGATGGCCGATGTGGAGGGGTTCAAATTTGAGGAGTGTCTTACAGGTATGTCGACATGTGGCTACCGGGTGCGCTATGCTAACATTGCATTGTCAGGATTCAAGTTCATTGGCAACACGGCGCTCCGCTTAGTGGATCAAGGTTTCGATGTACCATTTGGATACGAAGAAGCCATTGGATATATGTTTGGCTCGCAAGTCAGAGATAAAGACGGTGTCGCCGCTACGGTGCGTTCCTAAAATATTTATGCGGCACTTCATTTTTCGACGACCCACAACAGATGCTTTTCGGAGAGCTTATCGCTGCACTTCGACGTCAAGGGGAAACCGTGGAAGGACATTTAGAGAAACTTTATAAAAGGTTTTAAATTTCCTTAGATTATAGTACACATCCCACTGAGTTGAAGCCATACACTATCAGATACGGCTACTTCCAGGTATTTTATCTTTCGTGAACCCTTATGAACTATGCATTTACGTCGAATATAGACGAGCAACAGTTACTTCACTTGCACAGACCCCAAGATCACCGACAAGATTTTTGCTCGGTTGCGCAAGTATAATGTAAACCCGGTATGTGCTTTTCTGAGCATGATATTCCAGACACTAACTAAACTTTATAGTCGCTATCAGGGGCAGTGTACCCGAAAACCCTTGCTGGCCTTGACATCAATAGGGTGATCGACCTGACCACTGGTTACGACAGTGGAAACCCTCCAACTTACAAGccatctcttcctctgtcTTCTGGGCATATGATCCAGATCAGGGCAGGCAACCAGGATACTAGCTTGGTATTAACACTTAGGCATGATATGGTTCCTTGCTCTTTTTTCATGAAAATATACTGACAAAATATTTGTTAGGACAAGCGGGACTGAACCTAAGGTCTGTCTTTCATTGTAATCGTAGAAAAGAGGTAAATCTGACGGCAACATCAGATCAAATATTATCTAGAGGGGAGTGGCAATGATGCTTCACTTGTTCGACAAGTTCTGCCCAAAGCGATCGCTGAAATTTCTAGCCAATGGTTCCAGGCCGACAAATACAATATTTCTCATGCTTGAGACCAATTCCGTTTACTTCTCTAATTATACAATATTATTAGTGTAAATGATATTAATCAGGTCAACTCTTTCAATTTGCCACCAAGGATTCCGGGCTTGCCTGAGCCGTATCGTTATATAGCAACATTTCATCTGCGAATGTGATGTTTTCTATTGCAAACATCTCGATTTTGTGTTCAGGATGGTCATTCTTCCCTTGATTAAGCCATATCCATTTGTAACCTTTGTGGTAAGCAACAGCGGATCCCCAGCGTATGTTCCATCCTTCTTCAGGATTTGACCACCCGGGCCATTCGTAATATCGCGCAGATCCATGTAAACAGTTACTATAGTGTGCATTCAACCGTCGAGACAGAGAGTCTGCATTTTTAAAATCACACTTACAAGTGGAGTATCTTGGGGAGAACAACATGCCCCTAAAAGGAATGGCACAATTAGTTTATATGAGGCTTCAGCGGTCATTGAATATTTACCTCTTGGGGCGTGCCTTTGACATGAGATTGACGAGataattcttcttcttctgttatTGCATCGTCTCCAAGACCAGCCGAATACGTGTCCAATAAGCAAGTCGTGACCTCGTAGTCGTAGGACAAAGGCTCGAAGAGGTCAGGACGAAAATCTACTATAGCCCACCAGTATCCCTGATCTCCTAAATGCACATTATTGTAGCGCCCATCCTCGCCACTTGGCTCGCCATATTTAGCTTTAAAAGCTTCAGGAGACAGTGCCGGAAAATCGTCGAGTGCACGATAAGCACTGGAGTCCATCAACCGCAACGCCCTTAACTTGTCCAAGTTAAGCAGCATGATACAAGAACAGATTTTGGATGCGTCATTCCAATCTGGGGCGACTTGATCTGGATGACTGCCCATGACGAACGCTGTTTCAGGTTTTAGTGTAGTGAAAACATCCCAAAGTAACGATGGATCGCTTATAAAAATAGCGTCAGTGTCAACAAATATGCCCTTCTTCACTGTTGGTGGAAGAATTTCCTGTATGAACAATTTCATCAGCCCAGCTAAACGAAAGAGTTGTAGTCAATGAAAAGTGTCCTTTAAAAACAAGACACGTACGTAGACCAGCTGGATGATCCGTAGCCAGTGTACCCTCCCGATGGATGCGGTCAAGCATGCTCTGCCAAGATGGTTTGTAGAACCAAACCCGAATGCGGTGAAGAGGATATTGAACCAATTCAAGTCGAGACCTGATTATTTTTTCTGCAGAATCATCGCAGATGATGTGAATGTCAGATGGTCTAGTGTTGTAAAGAATGATGGACTATGGATAGGATGCGCAAAATCAGAACATGTTATGAGATTGCCAATCCCTTCAGACGAATCACCTTGATTAAAATTGCGCCTTCAAACGCCGAGTCTTCTGACCACATAATAAGTGTAAAAACAACTGGCTCAGCCACGTTGGTGAAAGGCGTTGTTGTAAGGTTATGGCTCTCTGCAGCAATGAAGTCGAGGGCCGACGTTGGGACCATGCTATCGAGAAATTCCGCCGAGGGAATGTATTCTCTTAGGGAGACAAGAAAGATTATGGAAGTAAAGATAACCGCCAAAAACAACGATCTACGTCGTTGATTATTGAGGCAGAGAGCTTCGAAGAGGATGGCGAAGAAACCAGGCCTAGGTGTGCTGCCAGATATTCCATAAAATATAGATTGTAACGGCGGTACAGGGAATTTCACATACCTGGCGTCATTGAGCTCATCATATGAGTCGTAAGACTCAACGTTCGACATAGAGAAATGACCCACCAAACTGGAACACAAATCAAAATGAGCGATTTGGGATCACGAACAGAATTTATATGCAGTGCGCCGAACCCGTcagccaccaccaccgtgATCAAGGGGTGGTCATGTATTTGACTTCCAAAGTTGGATTTGTAACGACCATAGGCCCATCCTTCACTCTAATAATGGAGTTCAACAACAGATAATCAAGAAATTGGACCAGTCAAAGAATATAAATACTAGATTTTGGAGCAGCGATAGGCATTGAACACGAAGATGCAGCTTTAACAACCGACAAAACCGAGACGGATGAATGAGTATGATCACTCCGCACCGCAAATTTGCAACCTCGGTAACCGTAAGGAGCTATGAGCGCCTTTAAACATCACTATCCTTGGAATATTGGCTAACTGAACACCCCAAAACCACTTCTTGTCTTTGGGATCGACAATGTCTTTGATCACTGGAAAACAATGCGGGCGGAAGATTGGAGCCTGGCCTTACGCCACAGTTCAGCGAAAGTCAATAgaagtttttttctttcgaaAATACTCTTGGTCAATGCATACGTCGCCCCTATTCGTTGAAAGTACAGATGATCGTTCATTCCTGTTACAAAACACCTGCGCTGTCAACGCGGAAATTACACAGAAAGAATATTTGTAGGAAGTAAATACGTAATGGAGACTACACCAGTTTACTTGGTAAATTTTTGATGTGGCCCGTTTCAAGCACGACGGTATGCGGCAGCGTTGAGAAATGCACTTAGATAATCAGGAGGGCGTCTATTTGAGTTAGCCCCTAACTTCGTTTATCATTGTATGCATGCCCGTGCTCGAGAAGCCTATAGAAAAAATGGCAAATTACATTAATGTAAAAATCAAGATACACGCCTAATGGACCTACCAATCTGGCTCAATTTCGGTGAGAATGCGAATTCTAGGGTTAAAAAGTGAGCAGACGTTTGCAAAGTATAACCAAATTCCACATACTGTggtttctttgtttcttccATCTCGTGGAAGATAACCCATCCTGTCCTGGGTTTCCTTGTAAACAGCACCGACGAGGGATGAACATGTAGAATCTAGTGGACATGTTGAGATGAAGGGTGGCGGTAGGCAATCAGATAATAAAGGCCGCACCATATTGCCTCTGACAGATCTATAAGTCCCATCGGCACACCAACGGGCGCCGTTTCGCCAATATCCACTCACGAGACATTTTGCTAGTCTCTTCGCGTCGCCTTCGCAGCTTTCGGTTGGTAGATGGAAGCGCTTCATATACGAATGTAATTGTTGCCGGATTGTACTGACACGATGCATTGCTCTATACGACAATGCGTGGGATTTGCACCACGACGCATCTCGACGAGACTTGGTGAACGCATTGTAAGCTTTGCACAGATCAATCAATTTACATCATAAAACCAATGACAAGCTCCTACCATTTAGCAATGTGAAATGATCCTGGTCTTGAGGTCAGTAATCCAACCAGGTTAGATACAGATCGTTATCTCACCCCTTCTTGAGCAGTAAACTTCCTTCTCTCCAATTCAGCCAACGCTCCTGGTGCACCGTCTGGAATGACGAATACATCCTAAGTATGAAACTGAGTGGAAGGGTTGCAAGGAACATAGCGAGACCAATAATACCTGAACGGCCGTCATAGCAGCGATAGTAAGTATTTCCTCGCCACATTTATACTCTTTGGAGCTAAACAACTGCATCGAGTCAACATTAAATTGGGTTAGAAGTCAAATTGgattgcaaaccattttggCAATGTTAACCTCAACCGGGCACTCCGATACTTGTTCGCCCATTTCAGTTAGTTTTCCAGTATCGTCAATCATCCCAGCAGCGTACAGTCCCTCCAATGCTCTGAGCACGGTTTCGGCAGGAGGAGCAGATACCCAATCAAACTTCACAAGGTCATCAATTCCAAGGGACTTGAGCTGAAGAATGGGTGTGGTCATGTCCGTTCTGGTGATTTCGGGTGGCGTTGTCAAAGGCAGATTTTTAAATGATGACATGGGATATAGCCTGTAACATATACCAGGGGAGGTTCGACCTGCCCGTCCAGCGCGCTGGGTAGCCGATGCGGCGGAAACAGGAACAGTTGCCAGTGATGCAAGCCCACTTGTTGGGTTGTAAACGCGTATCTAAAAAATGAATGATGGAAATATTCCAATTATAACAACTGACAAACCTTGACAAAACCACTATCCACAACAAATTTGACACCCTCTATCGTTACACTGGCCTTAACAATCATATCAATTATTTGCCTTGCACTCTAGAAAAGAAGTCGTACTTCGGCAATGTTGGTAGAAATAATAGCTTTTCGAGTTCCAGGAGGAGCTGAATTGAAAATCTGTAACTGTTCATCTGTGGTGAGACCCGCGTGAAGAGGCAAAGGCAAGAGACGCGTTGCTGTGGCAGGTAAGCTGAAGTAACTGAGTTTTCGTTATCGTTAAAATTATCAGAAAACGTACAGAGGAAGCATGTCTGACAATTCCTGAAGACATCTGTCGATCTCTTCCCTTCCAGTCAAGAAAACTAAGATGTCACCAGGGCCTTGCTGGAAAGACGTTAAAATTGTTTAGAGATACACCCAGGAAGATATATTGATTTACCTTCAGGTTAATATTCCAGACTGTTTCAGCAGCTTTACTAACGTAATCGGCGACGGGTTCTTGTAGATACGCGACTTCCACAGGATACATGCGACCCTCCAGACTAACAATGGTGACTTCGTCCTTGCCACCCCCTTCTGAAAAGTAATCGAAGAATTTGGTGGCATCCAGCGTTGCAGATGAGACGATAATTCGAAGGGAAGGTCGTTTCTTTCGGATTCTGCGAAACGTTAATATATAAAAGTATACTGGAAAACCAAGGAAACTTGCTTTCTAAGAATCCCAAGCAAGAGATCTGTGTGTATACTACGTTCATGAGCTTCGTCAACCTATAATGATGTCCTTGTCAGAACCTCTTGCTGTATAACAGCAATGAAGGGAGATACCATGATCACGCTGTACCGGCTCAGCAATGGATCCATGAGAGTTTCTCGGAACAGCATACCATCCGTCATGTAAAGAATACGAGTTTCCTGCGGGTCACTGAGATTCTCGAACCGAACTGTGTACCCAACCTATTTTCCTTGGGATGATTAAGTGTCCAAAAGGAAGACCAAGAGCAGAGCTTACCTTTTTACCAAGCTCAGTTCTCATTTCTTGCGCAACACGAGTAGCAACAGACGTCGCTGCGACGCGTCGAGGTTGCGTGCATGCAATAACTCTTCCTTCGTCTGCCCATCCAGTGCGATAAAGATACTGAGGAAGTTCTTGCTGTGATCATTGCAAACAAATGCAAGTAGATACATGAATATGCTTACGAGTAGTCTTTCCACATCCAGTCTGGCCTACGACTATTACAACACCGTATCTTTCCACACAGTATAATAGATTCTTTTCTGTACTTGTAGTTAGAATAGGTCTTAGGTGAGAAAGGAAAGAGGGTATAACGGACGATGTTTGAAGATCGGTAAACTTTCTGTTGTGGCACGGATCGAGTACGGGTTGGTTGCCGCTGGTGCGTAGGGTACCACATGTCCTTCGTTGACTGTCTCCCGGTCAACCAAACTTCCAGGACCTAGTGTTCCCGGTTTCCAGATGGTCAATGGCATTGGGTTTGGTTTTGTCGTCCGCTTCAAGGTTGCAACTGAAACTGTGAACAATGATGATGGCGGGCCGTGACCTGATGTTAGCCGGAATGTCCACTGAGTCTTGGTTTTGCAGAGAAAAAATGCTGTAATTACATTCAATGATATCTGGAGTACACCTATAGAAGGTAGGCCTCCAAAAGTCTGTTTAGGAGTCAAGGTACACGTAGAACGAATTAATAAAAAAATCGTAGCAATGCAAGAATTCCAGACCTAATAGTCTATACTAAAGGTTTGCTATCATGATGTCCATTTGACCTGGTAGCAGTATCCACAAAGACTCAACTACATACAACTACTTACCGACCCTATACTTGCGGTAGAGCATGAAACTGTTGAAACcgaaagaaataaaataaagaaaggtgtgagaaaagatcgtTGGGCGCCTGAGCAGGCGGGGCAAGAAAACACATGTGGTCGACTACATCATATAAACCCTGAATATACTGAAGGCCGAGGTGAAATCAAACAAAGCCCCTCCCGCCTCGTTTAGCGTCAATTTTCTTGAATCTCTCGTCTTCGTTCCTCTGTAAATTCTGTGAACAAAAGAGGTTCCGGTCATGGTAAAGTAGCGTACCTTTTTGATCACACAGATGGTTGCAAGTAAGAGACAAAGCACAATTGCCATGAATCCATACGCCTAGATAGAATGTAAATTTCGAAACAAATTTGAAGTTAGTTTGAATTCACCGTCCTGGAATGAAGATATGCAAAAGCCGTTAATTTATATAAGAGCGAAGACAGAGCATCATCACTCACGTAAACACATTATTCAAAGTAACATCAGCAAAACCAGTTACGGGAGTAACACAGAAGTTTGAGGTGACATTGGGATTCAAGCCATTGACAACGTCTTGTGATGTGCAGAAGGAACCACCTATTTCCGCAAAATCGGTACCATTAAAATATCCACAGCACTTGAACTAGCAAAAATAATGATAAGATCAACCAGTGTCAAGGAGATGAGAGGAAAGACAGCACCTTGTCTTGAAGGAACAGACGGTCATCCCGCGAGGCCGCCTTCCAGAGGACATAGAAGTTGGCACGCTCCCTCAAAGTGTATATCCACACAAATGAACCGATAATCAAGACACCGATAGCATCTACGAGCAGTGTCCAGTTGAGAATAACGAGTCCGAGGGTGACATGGTTTCTTTGAATAATGGCGCCTACTGATATCGCGAAAGTGATCAAAAATGCGACACCCAAAATTGTGCCCGCTAACAGAGAGAGGGGTATAAGCAGACAGTGTTGTTATCCAAGGAAAGCTCGCACCAGTGAGATCAGCGGATGACAAGACCATATTCATGAGGACATTGGGAGCACGCCAGACAATGGACAGGGCAACAGAGAGAGCACCGGCGACTAAAAGACAAAAATCAAGGGCGACCCAAACACCCATCAATGTTCTGGAGACCATGTTTACTGTAAAGCAAAAGTCAGCGAATCTACAGAGAAATTGGTGTGGAATATGACGCACGACTTGAAAGCAGGGGAAAAGAAGGTAACTCTTTCAAAGAGACTTTTCAAGGAATCCGAGAGAAGAAAAGTGAAGACGTTCAACGCCTCCTCGCGCTTGCGCAAAGAACAggccaaagaaaagaaaggaaaggtggagacaaagagaaagacgGCGAGTGGCCTTTCAAGTGATTACAACGATCAATAGACACTTGTCACAATGGTCTAGGTAGGGTCGTTATGGCTACATTGTGATAGTCACGGTCACAAAACGACCGCCTCCCAATCTAACATGACCAAGCAGCTGAGGTAATCAGCGCGATCGAGTCAACTGGTGCACAGCCGTTCGGTGCTAAACTTGAACCTTTATTAACTCAGCGCCGCACTGCCTGCATACTTTTCAACTTTTACtcaaaccaccaccaccacataCCATCTCATATAACCATGGACGATTGGGATACCAAAGTTGTCATTGGCTCCAAGCGCAACGTCGCAAAGGTCACCAAGAAGGATTCCGACCTCAATGGTATGACGTGTGCCCAGTTCCTATTTGTCCTTATTCATGCTGACatgttttttgctttctaGCCGTAAGGACCATTCAATGCTCTACACTCACCACCTATTCTCATTATTCTGGTTATAGGCTCGCAGGACAGGTTCGGTTGTCGCCACCgataaaaaaatatctgctGGCGGAAACAAGGCCCACCAAGGTACTGTTATTGCACTATGCTTTTGTCTTCGCATCTTATCACTTGTTATCGATATACAGGCACCGACCATCAGCGTATAGCCAAACTTGACAGAGAGAACGAAGTCGCCCCTCCAGCTAAAGTTGCACCCTCAGTTGGACGAGTGAGTGTGCATTTTGTTGGCAATTGATGACTTGCGAACTTGATGCAACTTTAGGCAATTCAAGACGCCCGCCTTGAGCTCAAGCTTTCGCAAAAGGACGTCGCTCAGAAAGTTAACGAGAAACCTTCAGTTATCCAGGATTACGAATCAAGTAAAGCTATTCCTAATCCTCAGATTCTTGGTAAACTTGAGCGGGTTCTCGGCGTCAAACTTCGGGGTTAGTGGTTCATGTTTTCTTGACTAGTGTTTATCGGTACTCATAACGCTCCAGGCTCCGACATTGGGAAAAAGCTGTCAGAGCTCAAGAAATCATAGACAGCTTATTGTGCACTAACCTAGATGTCGGCTAGCACTTACACGTTATAATATGTACATTCGGTGGATTCTTAGAGCATCACGGAAATGATTTCCTTTAGAGAATTTGCACATCCCCTCTTCGCTGCGTGAATAATATGGCATCGAACTTGAAAGCTGGTAAATAATGTATCGACGTCATTCTCCGAAGAACAAATACTAAACTACACATAAGTATCGCGTACCTGCGCGGAAGATAATAAGTACAGCGATCCAATGGTTGTAATGTTAATAATTAGATACATATTGGCTCTAGATGTGGTCCAGAAGACAGCCTAGCCGCATGGATCCCTGGAGTTAAATTTCAGTCGTCACAAGCGACGACAGAGGTCCCGTCAGTGATTGTTGTCGCGTGGTTATGCGGTTTATGAAGCCTGTTCCGTGTCGCCGTtctgccaaaaaaaaattaggtTTGAATCAAACGTGGGCGGTTATATTCTGAAATATGCTGCCTACATATGAGATATAATCAGGGCTTTCACATGCTTTATATTCTTTTAGAAGTTCTTCACAAGTTGCCCTGGTGAGAGTATCAATGTTAGTCCCGTCCAACATCAACATTGCTGCGGCACCTTACCTCGCATCGTCGAACTCTTCAAGACCATTCTCAAACaacttctctttcttgtACTGTTCCAAAAAGGCGTTACGCCTTCGGAGGCGGTCAAACTGATCCAACATCCGCTTGAATAGCTGTTACACCGAAGATAAGCTAAGGGAATTACTAAAATAATTACAACAACGTACAGAGGCAATGCTCGTATGATTGGCGAGCATCAAACCGCTAACGCGATGGTTTGTCTGAATGTAAGGCGACCTGCGAGTTAACGCTACCTGTATTGAGGCGGGGCCCCAGGGGATGAAATTCGCCAGCTGACGCTCACGAATTCTGAGTAGCGATTGATGCACCTGCACATTTTCATAGTAAGACGGTGTGGTAACTGCCATAAAAGATGGCTACTGACATCAGTGGAATCAACATCGCCTTGAATGATGTTCAAAATTGATATGTAGCAAGCTGTTTTGCTCGGTGTTGTTGAGACCATGCGGTTTTTGGGTTGGAGCAAACGGCGCATAACATCGAGGACTGTTGTTCTCCTGATGGGTTTTGCCTGAAAGAGTGTGTTAAGAATATTTGAAACGATAGATAAAGTCCACAATACCTTATCGATTTGATCACTAGTGAATGGTGTGTATGAAGTCATCAGGAAGTGGCAGCGAGGTGTGGGGATCAAGGAAGCGATGATTCCGACAAGGTCATTGTTCATGTAGCTCGGATATCGTAATGTCTGAGTACTGGCGGCCATTACAGTTGCAACCTATATAACGATAAGTTACAAGACCAATTCAGAGTGATAGTACATACCAGCTGATTGGTCTGGTCAAAGGAAGGCGTCTGCACATGCAGACGATCCGCAGAAATCCTCGAAAGGGCCCCATTGTCCAAAACGACGACTGAGTCAGCATGGTTCACAAGTCTCTTGAGGGTAAGCAGCGAGTTATATGGCTGCACAACAACGTCTCCCTCCTGCGCATTAGGGAACACGCTATACGTCTGTATCAGCTTTTTAGGAAACTTGTCATTTAAACGTTCAA
This Psilocybe cubensis strain MGC-MH-2018 chromosome 3, whole genome shotgun sequence DNA region includes the following protein-coding sequences:
- a CDS encoding putative ATP-dependent RNA helicase DHX35, which encodes MLYRKYRVDFWRPTFYRCTPDIIECHGPPSSLFTVSVATLKRTTKPNPMPLTIWKPGTLGPGSLVDRETVNEGHVVPYAPAATNPYSIRATTESLPIFKHQKNLLYCVERYGVVIVVGQTGCGKTTQLPQYLYRTGWADEGRVIACTQPRRVAATSVATRVAQEMRTELGKKVGYTVRFENLSDPQETRILYMTDGMLFRETLMDPLLSRYSVIMVDEAHERSIHTDLLLGILRKQVSLKRPSLRIIVSSATLDATKFFDYFSEGGGKDEVTIVSLEGRMYPVEVAYLQEPVADYVSKAAETVWNINLKQGPGDILVFLTGREEIDRCLQELSDMLPLLPATATRLLPLPLHAGLTTDEQLQIFNSAPPGTRKAIISTNIAEASVTIEGVKFVVDSGFVKIRVYNPTSGLASLATVPVSAASATQRAGRAGRTSPGICYRLYPMSSFKNLPLTTPPEITRTDMTTPILQLKSLGIDDLVKFDWVSAPPAETVLRALEGLYAAGMIDDTGKLTEMGEQVSECPVEVNIAKMLFSSKEYKCGEEILTIAAMTAVQDVFVIPDGAPGALAELERRKFTAQEGDHFTLLNAYNAFTKSRRDASWCKSHALSYRAMHRVSTIRQQLHSYMKRFHLPTESCEGDAKRLAKCLVSGYWRNGARWCADGTYRSVRGNMILHVHPSSVLFTRKPRTGWVIFHEMEETKKPQIRILTEIEPDCLVGHFSMSNVESYDSYDELNDARYVKFPVPPLQSIFYGISGSTPRPGFFAILFEALCLNNQRRRSLFLAVIFTSIIFLVSLREYIPSAEFLDSMVPTSALDFIAAESHNLTTTPFTNVAEPVVFTLIMWSEDSAFEGAILIKSIILYNTRPSDIHIICDDSAEKIIRSRLELVQYPLHRIRVWFYKPSWQSMLDRIHREGTLATDHPAGLPGLMKLFIQEILPPTVKKGIFVDTDAIFISDPSLLWDVFTTLKPETAFVMGSHPDQVAPDWNDASKICSCIMLLNLDKLRALRLMDSSAYRALDDFPALSPEAFKAKYGEPSGEDGRYNNVHLGDQGYWWAIVDFRPDLFEPLSYDYEVTTCLLDTYSAGLGDDAITEEEELSRQSHVKGTPQEGHVVLPKILHFNCLHGSARYYEWPGWSNPEEGWNIRWGSAVAYHKGYKWIWLNQGKNDHPEHKIEMFAIENITFADEMLLYNDTAQASPESLVAN
- a CDS encoding gamma-tubulin, coding for MPREIVTVQLGQCGNQMGSVFWQRLCAEHGISKDGILEEWATEGGDRKDVFFYQADDEHYIPRAILVDLEPRVINNILTSPYANLYNPENIFVSKDGGGAGNNWAQGYSAGERVYEEVMEMIDREAEGSDSLEGFMLMHSIAGGTGSGMGSFLLERLNDKFPKKLIQTYSVFPNAQEGDVVVQPYNSLLTLKRLVNHADSVVVLDNGALSRISADRLHVQTPSFDQTNQLVATVMAASTQTLRYPSYMNNDLVGIIASLIPTPRCHFLMTSYTPFTSDQIDKAKPIRRTTVLDVMRRLLQPKNRMVSTTPSKTACYISILNIIQGDVDSTDVHQSLLRIRERQLANFIPWGPASIQVALTRRSPYIQTNHRVSGLMLANHTSIASLFKRMLDQFDRLRRRNAFLEQYKKEKLFENGLEEFDDARATCEELLKEYKACESPDYISYNGDTEQAS
- a CDS encoding putative phosphoribomutase, translating into MSSPPLKDLVEEWIALDPNPETRKEIQDLWDSRNVDELEKRLRTRIEFGTAGLRGRMEAGWSRMNDLIILQTSQGLSDYVLEHVKDAHNRGLVVGYDHRHHSEHWAQLTAGIFISKGIKVYLLRGFNHTPMVPFSVKQLGAACGVMITASHNPKQDNGYKVYWENAVQIIGPHDDGISKAITSHSHQGAPASQLDIFQSNLLVDMTKQLQTEYFEYLGSLLTNRELNSDSGNKFVNTSMHGVGDYFVKEGFSIFGFPSYTPVIEQQQPDPEFPTVKFPNPEEKGALDLALATAEREGINYVLAQDPDADRFTAAERRATGGWTLFTGDQLGSLFASRVFETYKASGKPIEKLAMVASTVSSKMIQSMADVEGFKFEECLTGFKFIGNTALRLVDQGFDVPFGYEEAIGYMFGSQVRDKDGVAATMLFGELIAALRRQGETVEGHLEKLYKRYGYFQTSNSYFTCTDPKITDKIFARLRKYNVNPSLSGAVYPKTLAGLDINRVIDLTTGYDSGNPPTYKPSLPLSSGHMIQIRAGNQDTSLDKRD
- a CDS encoding Multiprotein-bridging factor 1 encodes the protein MDDWDTKVVIGSKRNVAKVTKKDSDLNGSVVATDKKISAGGNKAHQGTDHQRIAKLDRENEVAPPAKVAPSVGRAIQDARLELKLSQKDVAQKVNEKPSVIQDYESSKAIPNPQILGKLERVLGVKLRGSDIGKKLSELKKS